A window of Sebaldella sp. S0638 genomic DNA:
CTTCTCTGGCAAATCCCATTTCATGAGTGACTACTACCATTGTCATACCGTCTTTTACAAGATCTTTCATAACCTGCAGTACTTCTCCTACCATTTCCGGATCAAGTGCTGAAGTAGGTTCATCAAAAAGCATAACTTCAGGATTCATAGCAAGAGCTCTTGCTATAGCTACCCTTTGTTTCTGTCCTCCTGAAAGGCTCGACGGATATACATTTTCTTTATCCAGCAGCCCTACTTTATTCAGCAGTTCTCTGGCTACTTTCTTTGCTTCTTCTCTTTTCATTTTTTTCAGTGTAACAAGAGCAAGGGTTATATTATCTATCACTTTCAAATGTGGAAATAAATTAAAAGACTGAAAAACCATACCTATTCTTTCTCTTAATTTATCTATATTAAGTTCATTTCCTGCTATATCAAATTCGTCAATGTATACATGTCCCTCTGTAATTGTTTCCAGTCCGTTCAGACATCTCAGGAATGTACTCTTTCCCGATCCTGACGGCCCTATAATACTGATTACTTCTCCCTGTTCCACATCTACGTTAAGTTTGGTCAAAACTTCGTTATCACCAAATTTTTTCGTCATATCAACTGTTTTTATCATACATTTAATTTCTCCTCAATTTTGCTGAATACAAAAGAAAGTACCTTTATTATAACATAATACATTACACCAATAATCAGATATGTTTCAAAATACTTATAATTTGCTGCTGAAATTGTTTTTCCGTTTCCAGTTAATTCCGATACACCTATAATTGTCAGAAGCGATGTATCCTTCAATGAAATTATAAACTGGTTTAATATTGCCGGAATCATATTCTTCACTGCCTGAGGAAGAACAACCTTTCTCATGGCATGCTTATAAGGAAGTCCCAAACTTCTTGCAGCTTCCATCTGTCCCTTGTCTATTGCCTGAATTCCGCCTCTGAATATCTCAGCCATGTATGCTCCTGCATTCAAGCTGATAATGATAACCCCTGCTACCTCGGCACTCATACCTGTAGGAAGCCATACCTTTATAAGAGGATTTATAATAAGGGGAACTAAAGCGAGATAAAAGAAGAAAGCCTGTACGATCAAAGGCGTTCCTCTTATTATATCTATATATTCCTTAGCCAGAAACTGTAAAACTCTTATTAATACGTTATAAAAATTCTTTTGCTTTGTGGTAAGTGATCTTAAATATCCAATACCTATTCCTATTAAAGTAGAAAAAATCAATGAAAAAAATGTAATTATTAACGTTAGACGAAGACCGTCCAGAAGCTCCTTATGTGAACTTGCTATTATATCTATTACATTCTGTATAAAACTCATCTATTTTTCTGCCTTCCCTGTATATTTTTCTAATATTTCCTGATATTTTCCACTTTCTTTCAGCTTTTTAAGCCCGTCATTGAATTTTTGCAATAATTCCTCATTAGCGCCTTTTTTCACTGCAAAACCAAATTGTGCAGTATTTAATCTTTCTGTTGCTATTCTTAACTGCTTAGGATTCTGCTGTGTAATCGCATATGCTATTACCGGGAAATCATCAAAAGCTACATCTGCCTGTCCGTTTATTACTGCCTGTATCATAGTAGATGTATCTTCGAATATAGTAACTTTGGCATTATACTGCTCTTTCACAGATTCGGCATATTCAGCCCCTGTAGTTCCTTTTTTCACAGCTAATCTTTTATCTTTGAAGTCATCAGGAGAATTAATAGCTGTATTATCAGCTTTTACTATTCCTACGATTCCTGTATCATAATAAGGATCTGAAAAATCTACTGTTTTTCTTCTTTCATCGTTAATTGTCATACCGGCTATTGCACCATCAAGCTGACCAGTCTGAACTGCTCCGATAATACCGCTGAAGTCCATATGTTTCCACTCTACTTCAAAACCTTCGACTTTTGCTATTTCATTAACTATGTCTATATCTATTCCTTCGTATTTCCCGTCTTTCTTGAATTCAAAAGGAGCGAAAGCCACATCTGACCCTATGACATATTTTTTTACTTCTTTATTATCAGCTTTAGCTTCTGTTGCAGCGCCTTCTTGTTTTGCCTCTTCTTTTTTATCTGAACCGCAAGACAGCATTAACATAAATAATGATAATATTGTAACTAATTTTAAAATTTTACCTTTCATAATTACCTCCTATATCTCTCTTTCCAAATTATATTATAGAAAGATTTTACCACATACACAAACAACTGTCAAAACATTAAATATATAATATATATATCAATTCATTATATAATCACATTGTTTAATGTTTAGGATTACGTTTTATTCTTTCCAAAGCAGGAAATATAATGTGAATTTTTTATTTTCTTCCTCCGTCCATGATATCTTTATTTTTTGCTATTTTACATTTTGTATCTGTTCTAAATTGGAAATTATACAACCTAATACTAATAATATCATTATTATTTTATCTGTAATCCCTTAATTCATATCTGTAAAGTTCTTCTTTTAGCTTATTCTTTGCATCTTGAATCCAATCTATATCCAATTCTTTACCTTGGTTTAGAAATATTTTTTCTTCAAACTCAGTAAGCATATTTTGTATGTCTTCATAAATATTTTTTACAAATAATATTGAATATATTTTTATATGAATTCCTCTCCATTTATTATATTTAAAAAATTTCAATATTGTTAACTGATCTTTTAAATTTCTCGTTCCAGTTTTTATTCTTAGGGTGAATTCACATATTCGTAATTCATTGTTTTTATATTTTTCTATAGCAAGTAATAATTCTAAAAAATAATCATCAATATACTTAAAGTCATTTCTTATTATATGCGTTCTAAACCAGTATCTCTTTTTTTCTAAGTTAAGAATTCTTGTATTATTGACTATATTATAAAATAAGGTAC
This region includes:
- a CDS encoding amino acid ABC transporter ATP-binding protein encodes the protein MIKTVDMTKKFGDNEVLTKLNVDVEQGEVISIIGPSGSGKSTFLRCLNGLETITEGHVYIDEFDIAGNELNIDKLRERIGMVFQSFNLFPHLKVIDNITLALVTLKKMKREEAKKVARELLNKVGLLDKENVYPSSLSGGQKQRVAIARALAMNPEVMLFDEPTSALDPEMVGEVLQVMKDLVKDGMTMVVVTHEMGFAREVCNRVIFMADGKVVEEGSPDDIFTNPKHERTRNFLESVL
- a CDS encoding transporter substrate-binding domain-containing protein; translated protein: MKGKILKLVTILSLFMLMLSCGSDKKEEAKQEGAATEAKADNKEVKKYVIGSDVAFAPFEFKKDGKYEGIDIDIVNEIAKVEGFEVEWKHMDFSGIIGAVQTGQLDGAIAGMTINDERRKTVDFSDPYYDTGIVGIVKADNTAINSPDDFKDKRLAVKKGTTGAEYAESVKEQYNAKVTIFEDTSTMIQAVINGQADVAFDDFPVIAYAITQQNPKQLRIATERLNTAQFGFAVKKGANEELLQKFNDGLKKLKESGKYQEILEKYTGKAEK
- a CDS encoding amino acid ABC transporter permease, yielding MSFIQNVIDIIASSHKELLDGLRLTLIITFFSLIFSTLIGIGIGYLRSLTTKQKNFYNVLIRVLQFLAKEYIDIIRGTPLIVQAFFFYLALVPLIINPLIKVWLPTGMSAEVAGVIIISLNAGAYMAEIFRGGIQAIDKGQMEAARSLGLPYKHAMRKVVLPQAVKNMIPAILNQFIISLKDTSLLTIIGVSELTGNGKTISAANYKYFETYLIIGVMYYVIIKVLSFVFSKIEEKLNV